From one Coffea eugenioides isolate CCC68of chromosome 11, Ceug_1.0, whole genome shotgun sequence genomic stretch:
- the LOC113751292 gene encoding uncharacterized protein LOC113751292 — MPASMDTSSGVTLAEVNLESKKKRRRRRRKRGKGQATDIEVVQNAGQVDQNVDGHISTKAEGSKPDANLDVDSTPKLTQEPQKPDSVPTTDPLEKSVCTRKKKKKQKATKKVDGVYGPQGMDHADILSNLSLADACNQPTNGTINRIMTTDQEPGISMTKESVIPPLQCANNAEYLSNVANGGLNVLVVPRHMAARSPVCSRRKLLILDINGLLADIVMPPPLDCKADTHISGRAIFKRPFYYDFLKFCCERFDVGIWSSRSKRIIDRVVDYLLGDLKHKLLFCWDMYQCTDTGFRTLENRHKPLVCKELRKLWEKDYPDLPWEKGDYDESNTLLVDDSPYKALLNPIHTGIFPHSYCYRDTSDNSLGPGGDLRVYLEGLALTEHIPKHIEQHPFGQKAIDETSSLWGFYSRVLHRLSGQSIRDTDPLSFSYV, encoded by the exons ATGCCAGCCTCGATGGACACAAGCTCAGGTGTAACTCTTGCTGAAGTCAACCTAGAGTCAAaaaagaagaggaggaggaggaggagaaaacGGGGGAAGGGACAGGCTACTGATATTGAAGTAGTACAAAATGCGGGTCAAGTGGATCAGAATGTGGATGGACACATTAGCACAAAAGCTGAGGGTAGTAAGCCAGATGCCAATTTGGATGTGGATTCAACTCCCAAACTGACTCAGGAACCCCAAAAGCCAGATAGTGTGCCGACCACAGATCCTTTGGAGAAGTCTGTGTGCacgagaaagaaaaagaagaaacagaagGCAACAAAAAAGGTTGATGGTGTTTATGGACCCCAAGGCATGGATCATGCAGATATCTTATCAAATCTGAGTTTGGCTGATGCATGTAATCAACCAACCAATGGTACAATAAACCGAATAATGACTACAGATCAAGAGCCTGGGATTTCTATGACAAAAGAATCAGTAATACCTCCCTTACAGTGTGCGAACAATGCAGAATATCTCTCCAATGTTGCCAATGGAGGACTCAATGTACTGGTTGTTCCACGCCACATGGCAGCAAGATCACCAGTATGTTCAAGAAGAAAACTCCTCATTCTTGATATAAATGGGCTACTTGCAGATATAGTCATGCCTCCGCCACTGGACTGTAAAGCAGACACACACATCTCAGGACGAGCAA TTTTTAAGAGACCTTTTTATTATGATTTTCTGAAGTTTTGCTGTGAGAGATTTGATGTTGGAATTTGGTCCTCAAGGTCTAA GAGGATCATTGATAGAGTGGTTGACTACTTGTTGGGAGATCTGAAGCATAAGTTGCTATTTTGTTGG GATATGTACCAGTGCACTGATACAGGGTTCAGAACACTAGAAAATAGGCATAAGCCATTGGTTTGCAAAGAGTTGAGAAAGCTATGGGAAAAAGATTACCCTGATCTTCCTTGGGAGAAAGGAGATTATGATGAATCAAATACTTTACTGGTGGATGATTCTCCATACAAGGCCTTGCTCAATCCT ATTCATACTGGGATATTTCCTCATTCTTACTGCTACAGAGACACAAGTGATAATTCTCTAG GACCTGGAGGTGATCTTCGAGTTTATTTGGAAGGCTTGGCACTAACTGAACATATACCGAAGCACATTGAGCAGCATCCATTTGGTCAAAAAGCTATTGATGAAACTAGCTCCTTATGGGGCTTCTACTCCAGAGTGCTCCACAGGCTGTCTGGGCAATCTATCAGAGATACTGATCCTTTGTCATTTTCTTACGTATGA
- the LOC113751149 gene encoding putative methylesterase 11, chloroplastic, producing MGLCFSRRATVRKKQSRRLTNQSSSSAGNGGIGGSNRWSRIRSTKKEEPIIHERALAAAILLQQELQNSGAAAAVPFDRSTSLRYPNGGSAKRNQTLPRSSSSRARSLTDPLLHPQQLLNQDVKLEGLETNHFVLVHGGGFGAWCWYKSIALLEEAGFKVTAIDLTGSGVHSFDSNSITSLSQYVKPLFDFLEKLADGEKVILVAHDFGGACLSYSMELYPSKISKAVFIAAAMLTSGQSTLDMFSQKTDSNDLMRQAQIFLYANGNSHPPTAIDLDKSLLRDLLFNQSPSKDVALASVSMRPIPFLPVLEKLCLSDAKYGTVRRFYIETQDDNAIPISVQESMVSKSPPEKVFRLKGADHSPFFSKPQALHKLLVEISKIP from the exons ATGGGGTTGTGTTTTTCGCGGAGGGCGACGGTGAGGAAGAAGCAGTCGAGACGGCTGACTAACCAGTCGTCGTCATCGGCTGGAAATGGAGGAATTGGAGGGAGTAATAGGTGGTCCAGGATTCGGTCCACTAAGAAAGAGGAACCCATCATCCACGAGCGAGCTTTGGCTGCCGCGATCCTCTTGCAACAGGAGTTGCAGAACTCCGGCGCCGCCGCCGCCGTGCCTTTTGATCGGTCAACTTCTTTGAGGTATCCCAACGGAGGAAGCGCTAAAAGGAATCAGACCTTGCCTAGGAGTTCCAGCTCCAGAGCCCGCTCCCTTACTGATCCTTTACTGCACCCTCAACAGCTGCTCAATCAG GATGTAAAGCTTGAGGGTCTTGAGACAAACCATTTTGTCCTTGTTCATGGTGGTGGTTTTGGGGCATGGTGTTGGTACAAAAGCATAGCTCTTTTAGAAGAAGCTGGATTTAAAGTTACTGCAATAGATTTGACTGGTTCGGGAGTTCATTCATTTGACTCAAATAGTATCACAAGTCTTTCACAGTACGTGAAGCCACTATTTGACTTCCTTGAAAAGCTTGCAGATGGGGAGAAG GTAATTTTGGTAGCACATGATTTTGGCGGTGCGTGTTTATCATATTCTATGGAGCTCTACCCCTCTAAAATTTCAAAAGCTGTTTTTATAGCTGCAGCAATGTTGACTAGCGGCCAAAGTACCCTTGACATGTTCTCACAGAAG ACAGATTCAAATGATCTAATGCGACAGGCACAAATATTTCTCTATGCCAATGGGAATAGTCACCCTCCAACCGCTATTGATCTGGATAAGTCTCTCTTAAGGGATTTATTGTTCAACCAGAGTCCATCTAAG GATGTTGCTTTAGCATCTGTCTCCATGAGGCCGATCCCCTTCTTGCCAGTTTTGGAGAAGCTGTGTCTTTCTGACGCCAAGTATGGTACTGTTAGGCGGTTTTACATTGAAACTCAAGATGACAATGCCATACCCATCTCTGTGCAGGAGAGTATGGTAAGCAAAAGTCCCCCAGAGAAGGTTTTTCGTCTAAAAGGTGCTGACCACTCACCTTTCTTTTCGAAGCCTCAAGCCCTACACAAGCTGTTGGTAGAGATTTCAAAGATCCCATGA
- the LOC113753025 gene encoding protein SPIRAL1-like 2, whose protein sequence is MGRGVSAGGGQSSLGYLFGGGEAANTPPAAKTEVKASNGESSTNPAAVSQPVDAIKQVPAGIQSNNANNYMRADGQNCGNFLTERPSTKVHAAPGGGSSLGYLFGDGKK, encoded by the exons ATGGGTCGGGGAGTCAGTGCTGGGGGAGGTCAGAGTTCTTTGGGCTACCTCTTTGGAGGTGGAGAGGCCGCTAACACTCCTCCAGCTGCTAAGACTGAAGTTAAGGCTTCAAATGGTGAGTCTTCCACCAACCCTGCTGCTGTTTCACAGCCTGTGGATGCCATTAAGCAAGTTCCAGCCGGCATTCAAAGTAATAACGCCAACAACTATATGCGGGCAGATGGCCAAAACTGTGGAAATTTTCTGACG GAAAGGCCGTCAACCAAGGTCCATGCTGCTCCTGGCGGTGGTTCTTCACTTGGTTACCTGTTTGGTGATGGCAAGAAATGA
- the LOC113753158 gene encoding 60S ribosomal protein L39-3 — MPSHKTFMIKKKLAKKQRQNRPIPYWIRMRTDNTIRYNAKRRHWRRTKLGF; from the exons ATG CCGTCCCACAAGACCTTCATGATAAAGAAGAAGCTGGCGAAGAAGCAGAGGCAGAACAGGCCCATCCCTTATTGGATCCGCATGCGCACTGACAACACCATCCGCTACAATGCCAAGCGCCGCCACTGGCGCCGCACCAAGCTCGGCTTCTAA